One genomic region from Mauremys reevesii isolate NIE-2019 linkage group 7, ASM1616193v1, whole genome shotgun sequence encodes:
- the LOC120368838 gene encoding dual specificity protein phosphatase 13-like: MTMAEGDVLLAKDPEGSETCTAEVPTVKDIEQLLNTGLSSCNHTDEVWPNLFLGDLVTAHNRFCLWKMGITHVLNAAHGTMFCQGGQDFYGTTIDYYGIPAYDLPDFDISQYFFSAAEFIHKALNTPGAKILVHCAVGISRSASLVLAYLMINHHLPLIKAIKAVKEHRWISPNRGFLKQLRNLDIQLRQTRGC; encoded by the exons ATGACAATGGCTGAAGGGGATGTGTTGCTCGCAAAGGACCCTGAAGGTTCTGAGACATGTACAGCTGAGGTCCCTACAGTGAAAGACATAGAGCAGCTTTTGAACACTGGATTATCTTCGTGTAACCACACTGATGAAGTATGGCCTAACCTCTTCTTAGGAGATCT AGTTACAGCTCACAACAGATTTTGTTTATGGAAGATGGGCATTACCCATGTTTTAAATGCTGCCCATGGCACAATGTTTTGCCAAGGAGGCCAAGACTTTTATGGCACTACCATTGATTACTATGGCATACCAGCCTATGACCTTCCAGACTTCGACATAAGCCAATACTTTTTCTCTGCAGCAGAGTTTATACATAAAGCCTTGAATACACCAGGAG CTAAAATTTTGGTGCACTGTGCAGTTGGAATAAGCAGGTCAGCTTCTTTGGTGTTGGCATATCTCATGATAAATCATCACCTCCCCTTGATCAAAGCCATCAAAGCAGTGAAGGAACATCGATGGATTTCACCCAATAGAGGGTTTCTAAAACAGCTGCGAAATTTGGACATTCAGCTACGGCAAACAAGAGGCTGTTGA
- the LOC120368908 gene encoding dual specificity protein phosphatase 26-like yields the protein MSEDGQNLPNHQRFPSATPVKELEHVLDSCRMELNHVDEVWPNLYIGDILIAHDKEELRKFGITHILNAAHSTWESKGDQAFYGQEIHYCGIAAEDSTDFNLREHFYPASEYINKALSALNGKILVHCVLGKSRSATLVLAYLMIYHHLSLTDAVQRVIQHRAISPNRGFLKQLHDLDVELRDRTNLCELL from the exons ATGTCTGAAGACGGTCAGAACCTTCCAAACCATCAGCGTTTCCCATCTGCCACTCCTGtcaaagagctggagcatgttttGGACAGCTGCAGGATGGAATTAAATCATGTGGATGAAGTGTGGCCTAACCTGTATATAGGTGATAT CTTGATTGCACATGACAAGGAAGAACTGAGGAAATTTGGCATCACCCATATACTGAATGCTGCACATTCCACATGGGAAAGTAAAGGAGATCAAGCCTTCTATGGCCAAGAAATCCATTATTGTGGAATAGCTGCAGAAGATTCAACTGATTTTAACCTGCGTGAGCATTTCTACCCTGCCTCAGAGTACATTAATAAAGCACTGAGTGCTCTGAACG GAAAGATCTTAGTTCACTGCGTTCTTGGTAAAAGCAGATCCGCCACCTTGGTGCTGGCTTACCTTATGATCTACCATCACTTATCACTGACCGATGCTGTCCAACGTGTCATCCAGCACCGAGCCATTTCACCAAACCGAGGGTTCCTGAAACAGCTACATGACCTAGATGTTGAATTGCGAGACAGGACAAACCTGTGTGAGCTCTtataa